CGCTGGCCGCGTGCCGGATCAGCCCGACCGTCGACCTGCTGTTCAGCCGGTGGACGACCCCGATCCTCTGGACGCTCAACCAGTCCGGGCCGGTGCGTTTCGGCGAGCTGGAACGGCAGCTCGGCGCGACCGGCAAGGTCCTCACCCAGCGGCTTCGCCAGCTCGAACGCGACGGCCTGGTGCACCGGCGCTACTACGCCGAGGTGCCGCCGCGCGTCGAGTACGAGATCACCGAACTCGGCCGGAGCCTGGCCCCGGTCTTCGCCGCGCTCGCCGAGTGGACCGACGAGCATCTGCCCGCGGTGGAGCGGGCTCGCGACGCGTATACCGGGCCGCTTCCGCGCTGAGGCTCGTGCGCGGCGATGCCGGTTCTCACCGGCATACCCCCGGCTAACCGGCGAACTGCTCGTTCCCCAGCACGCCCAGCAGCTGGATTTTCTCGAACGCCTCGCTGCGGGGCGGCGCGGTCAGCACCAGCAGCGCCTGCGACTGGTCCTCGGTGAACAGCACCTGGCAGTCCACCTCGATCTCGCCCAGTTGCGGATGCACGAGCACCTTGTGGTCCTCGAACCGTTTGGCCACTTGGCGTTCTTCCCACAGCCGCGCGAACTCCGGGCTCTCGCGGGTCAGCGCGCGCACCAGCTCGCCCGCCCGCGAGCGCGGTCCCATCGACCCGTGCACCACCCGCAGGTTCGCCACCAGCGCGCGGCTCTGCCG
The nucleotide sequence above comes from Amycolatopsis sp. AA4. Encoded proteins:
- a CDS encoding helix-turn-helix domain-containing protein — its product is MTTTERTAADPLAACRISPTVDLLFSRWTTPILWTLNQSGPVRFGELERQLGATGKVLTQRLRQLERDGLVHRRYYAEVPPRVEYEITELGRSLAPVFAALAEWTDEHLPAVERARDAYTGPLPR